One part of the Nitrospirota bacterium genome encodes these proteins:
- the nuoF gene encoding NADH-quinone oxidoreductase subunit NuoF, which produces MNYLLKNIENPNSSDISEYEKAGGYQSLKKAISMEPPSLIDEIKRSGLRGRGGAGFPTGMKWAFANADPKFPKYLICNADEGEPGTFKDRPILERNPHLLIEGMAISGHALRAEYGYIYLRGEYPHAKDVLNKAIRQAYEKGYLGDNISGKGVRFHLTVHQGAGAYICGEETALIESLEGKRGQPRIKPPFPVNVGAFSLPTVVNNVETLSNVPYIIEIGAEAYSKIGSPDCPGPKLYCVSGHVEKPGVYELPMGTALKEIIYTHCGGIREGKKLKAVIPGGISTPVLPLEGIDCPMDFVSMPKHGSMLGSGAVIVFDETTCLVKVCLRAMRFFEHESCGKCTPCREGTGWLRAILERIENGNGIKEDIELLLDIAGNIAGKTFCPLGDGAASVVTSFIKHFKAEFQGHIEKRACPIKSEMVVGLN; this is translated from the coding sequence ATGAATTACCTGCTTAAAAACATAGAAAACCCAAATTCATCCGATATTTCCGAATACGAAAAAGCCGGCGGTTATCAGAGCCTTAAAAAGGCAATTTCCATGGAGCCTCCGTCACTTATAGACGAGATTAAAAGGTCCGGGCTGAGGGGAAGAGGCGGAGCAGGTTTTCCAACTGGCATGAAGTGGGCATTTGCCAATGCAGACCCTAAATTTCCCAAATACCTCATCTGTAATGCCGATGAAGGCGAACCCGGAACATTTAAGGACAGACCTATACTTGAGAGAAACCCTCACCTTTTAATAGAGGGAATGGCGATTTCAGGACATGCCCTTAGGGCAGAGTATGGATATATATATCTGAGAGGCGAGTATCCCCATGCAAAGGATGTCCTGAACAAGGCAATCAGGCAGGCATACGAAAAAGGGTATCTGGGAGATAACATAAGTGGAAAGGGTGTAAGGTTTCACCTAACAGTCCATCAGGGTGCAGGCGCATATATATGCGGTGAGGAGACAGCTCTTATAGAGTCCCTCGAAGGCAAACGGGGACAGCCAAGAATCAAGCCACCCTTTCCTGTCAATGTTGGTGCCTTTTCTTTGCCAACAGTCGTTAATAATGTAGAGACCCTCTCTAATGTCCCTTATATTATCGAGATTGGGGCTGAGGCATACTCAAAGATAGGCTCTCCTGACTGTCCAGGGCCAAAGCTTTACTGTGTAAGCGGTCATGTGGAGAAGCCCGGAGTTTATGAGCTTCCAATGGGAACGGCGCTCAAGGAGATTATTTATACTCACTGTGGCGGAATTAGAGAAGGAAAGAAGCTAAAGGCAGTTATACCCGGAGGCATATCAACGCCTGTTTTGCCTTTAGAAGGGATTGACTGTCCCATGGACTTTGTCTCTATGCCAAAGCACGGCTCGATGCTGGGCTCTGGTGCCGTAATAGTTTTCGATGAGACCACATGTCTTGTAAAGGTGTGTTTGAGGGCAATGAGATTCTTTGAGCATGAATCATGCGGCAAGTGCACTCCATGTAGAGAAGGCACTGGATGGCTAAGGGCAATACTTGAAAGGATAGAGAATGGAAACGGCATAAAAGAAGATATAGAGCTTCTTTTAGACATCGCAGGCAATATAGCAGGAAAGACATTCTGCCCACTCGGAGACGGTGCGGCATCAGTTGTAACGAGCTTTATCAAGCATTTTAAAGCAGAGTTTCAAGGGCACATCGAAAAGAGAGCATGTCCAATAAAGTCCGAGATGGTCGTTGGTTTAAACTGA
- the smpB gene encoding SsrA-binding protein SmpB, with translation MNVVCSNKKAFYDYFIEDTFSAGIALLGTEVKSLREGKANLKDSYAIVKGSEAFLINCHISPYSHGNIANHEPLRTRKLLLKRAEISKLSGKVAQRGYSLIPLKIYFKNHLAKVEIGIAKGKRLFEKREAIKEKEAKKEIEKGLKASSRSG, from the coding sequence ATGAATGTAGTCTGCTCGAACAAAAAGGCGTTTTACGACTACTTTATAGAAGACACCTTTTCAGCAGGCATTGCTCTTTTAGGAACCGAAGTGAAATCCCTGAGAGAGGGGAAGGCGAACCTTAAGGACAGTTATGCTATTGTCAAGGGCTCTGAGGCATTTCTCATTAACTGCCATATAAGTCCTTATAGTCATGGCAATATTGCAAACCACGAGCCTCTAAGGACAAGAAAGCTCTTGCTGAAAAGGGCAGAGATTAGTAAGCTCAGCGGAAAGGTGGCACAGAGAGGCTATAGCCTGATACCTCTTAAGATATACTTTAAAAACCATCTGGCAAAGGTGGAGATTGGCATTGCAAAAGGCAAAAGGCTCTTTGAAAAGAGAGAGGCTATTAAGGAAAAGGAAGCTAAAAAAGAGATTGAAAAGGGTTTGAAGGCATCGAGCAGAAGTGGATGA
- a CDS encoding DUF5615 family PIN-like protein encodes MRIRLYLDEDVPLSFAQALLNRGVDVITTQQAGNYNLSDKEQLIFAVKGKRAIFTHNKKDFKVLHDEFISHGKEHSGIILSDQLPVGVLLKRLMKLWFTLRAGDIKNRVEFLSNWK; translated from the coding sequence ATGAGGATAAGGCTCTATCTTGACGAAGATGTGCCTTTATCCTTTGCGCAAGCCCTTTTAAACAGAGGCGTTGATGTAATTACAACACAGCAGGCAGGGAACTACAATCTGTCTGATAAAGAGCAACTTATTTTTGCCGTAAAGGGAAAAAGAGCCATTTTCACCCACAACAAAAAGGACTTTAAGGTCCTGCATGATGAGTTTATCAGCCATGGCAAGGAGCATTCAGGGATTATACTATCAGACCAGTTGCCTGTCGGCGTTCTGCTAAAAAGGCTAATGAAACTCTGGTTTACACTCAGGGCAGGGGACATAAAAAACAGGGTTGAGTTTCTAAGCAACTGGAAATAA
- a CDS encoding DUF433 domain-containing protein, with translation MSTKITHPYITRRKDVGGGNPLIAGTRTRLSNIIAYYKLGFSPEDLAREFPHLSLAQIHDALSYYYEHQSEIDREIDEDSEDTIKKLLRK, from the coding sequence ATGTCAACAAAAATCACCCATCCATATATAACCCGACGAAAGGATGTGGGAGGCGGTAATCCGCTGATTGCAGGAACACGGACACGGCTCTCAAATATAATTGCGTATTACAAACTTGGCTTCTCACCGGAAGACCTTGCGAGGGAGTTTCCCCATCTCAGCCTCGCACAAATCCATGATGCCCTCTCTTACTATTACGAGCACCAGTCAGAGATAGACAGGGAGATAGACGAAGACAGCGAAGACACCATTAAAAAGCTCCTCCGAAAATGA
- a CDS encoding ribonuclease Z (member of metallo-beta-lactamase family; the purified enzyme from Escherichia coli forms dimeric zinc phosphodiesterase; in Bacillus subtilis this protein is a 3'-tRNA processing endoribonuclease and is essential while in Escherichia coli it is not; associates with two zinc ions), translating into MKPTFHHRLLNGPFEDPCLYIRLLWEKRALMFDLGDLRKLNTGELLKITDIFVTHTHIDHFIGFDTVLRALLRSEKPLSVFGPSNIIECVEGKLKGYSWNLIKEYPLRLEVFGINNDTIEHASFYAEDCFAKKQRESKQFSGIALEDISFKVKAVCLKHDIDCMGFSMEEDFHINIDKARLIDMGLPVGPWLSDLKKAIRQASPEDREFIVNGKSYSLGELKNLTIINKGQKVSYIVDASPSEENIKKIIELVKGSDTLYSEAYFLDSDKQRAVERNHLTSKLAGYIAKKAGVKNLTVMHFSPKYIHTPDAPVQEAINEWRA; encoded by the coding sequence ATGAAGCCCACATTCCATCATAGACTTCTCAATGGCCCATTCGAGGATCCATGCCTTTATATAAGGCTTTTATGGGAAAAAAGGGCACTCATGTTCGACTTAGGCGACTTAAGAAAACTAAATACAGGCGAGCTCCTTAAGATAACGGATATATTTGTAACCCATACCCACATAGACCACTTCATAGGCTTTGATACGGTTCTTAGGGCACTCCTTAGAAGTGAAAAACCTCTGAGTGTCTTTGGCCCTTCAAACATCATAGAATGCGTTGAGGGGAAACTTAAAGGCTATTCGTGGAACCTTATAAAAGAATATCCCTTGAGGCTCGAGGTCTTTGGCATAAACAATGACACAATCGAGCATGCAAGCTTTTATGCAGAAGACTGCTTTGCTAAAAAACAAAGGGAAAGCAAGCAGTTTTCAGGCATTGCACTTGAGGACATATCCTTTAAGGTCAAGGCAGTTTGCTTAAAACACGACATTGACTGTATGGGGTTTTCCATGGAAGAGGATTTTCATATAAACATAGATAAGGCAAGACTCATAGATATGGGGCTTCCTGTAGGTCCATGGCTTAGCGACCTGAAAAAAGCAATAAGGCAGGCATCTCCTGAGGATAGGGAGTTCATAGTAAACGGAAAATCCTATAGTCTTGGGGAACTTAAGAATCTAACAATTATCAATAAAGGACAGAAGGTCTCATATATCGTTGATGCATCTCCTTCGGAGGAAAATATAAAAAAGATAATCGAGCTCGTCAAAGGCTCGGATACCCTTTATTCCGAGGCATATTTTCTGGACTCTGACAAACAAAGGGCTGTTGAGAGAAACCACTTGACTTCAAAGTTAGCAGGGTATATTGCAAAAAAGGCAGGTGTCAAAAACCTGACTGTCATGCACTTCTCCCCAAAATACATTCACACACCCGATGCACCTGTTCAAGAGGCAATAAATGAGTGGAGGGCATGA
- the galT gene encoding galactose-1-phosphate uridylyltransferase translates to MPELRKDPILGRWVIISIERGKRPTDFISPFQRKKDGGFCPFCPGNEYTTPPEILAFRPEGTKSNSGGWSLRVMPNKFPALHISGELLKKGEGIYDRMNGIGAHEVIIETPEHHLSLATMSLKGMEDVLWAYHLRLSDLKKDMRLKYVLIFKNEGDTAGATLEHTHTQLIALPIVPRTVKDELQGAKDHYRIKERCIFCDIIQQEISDGRRIIAENEGYIAISPFAPRAPFETWIMPKSHEASFLPQDMSFRGLAEIFQRILKQMDRILDVPPYNFIIHTSPFGLENVEYYHWHIELMPKLTKIAGFEWGSGFYINPVPPEEAAKFMREARL, encoded by the coding sequence ATGCCGGAATTAAGGAAAGACCCGATATTAGGCAGATGGGTCATAATATCGATTGAAAGAGGTAAAAGGCCTACTGACTTTATCTCTCCGTTTCAGAGGAAAAAAGACGGTGGTTTCTGCCCGTTCTGTCCGGGGAACGAATACACCACGCCTCCTGAGATATTAGCCTTCAGGCCAGAAGGCACAAAGTCAAATTCAGGGGGCTGGTCATTAAGGGTTATGCCAAATAAATTCCCTGCCCTTCATATATCAGGCGAGCTTCTGAAAAAAGGAGAAGGCATTTATGACAGGATGAATGGCATTGGCGCACATGAGGTAATAATAGAGACGCCAGAGCATCATCTGTCTTTGGCAACGATGTCTCTTAAGGGCATGGAGGATGTGCTCTGGGCGTATCATCTGAGGCTTAGTGACCTCAAGAAGGATATGCGGCTAAAGTATGTCCTTATATTTAAAAACGAGGGTGACACAGCAGGTGCCACGCTTGAGCATACGCATACCCAGCTCATAGCCCTGCCAATTGTGCCAAGAACCGTTAAGGATGAGCTTCAGGGCGCAAAAGACCATTATAGAATCAAAGAAAGGTGCATTTTCTGCGACATAATCCAGCAGGAGATTTCCGATGGAAGAAGGATTATTGCTGAAAACGAAGGCTACATAGCCATCTCTCCATTTGCCCCCCGTGCACCATTTGAGACATGGATAATGCCAAAAAGCCATGAGGCTTCTTTTTTACCGCAGGATATGAGTTTCCGGGGGCTTGCCGAGATCTTTCAGAGGATTCTAAAACAGATGGACAGGATACTGGATGTGCCGCCATATAACTTCATAATCCATACTTCTCCATTCGGGCTTGAGAATGTGGAGTATTATCACTGGCATATAGAGCTTATGCCCAAGCTAACAAAGATAGCTGGCTTTGAATGGGGCTCTGGGTTTTACATAAACCCGGTTCCGCCTGAGGAGGCGGCTAAATTTATGAGGGAGGCAAGGTTATAA
- the glgA gene encoding glycogen synthase GlgA, translating to MRVVIASSEAVPFAKTGGLADVAGYLLEGLTRKGIKARLFMPLYKAVRDNFPDLKYTGVEIKVTVGNKMYSSRLFSYNDSAFFTECDVFFERQELYGSSSGDYRDNAERFIFFSKAVLQAVQALNLIPDVMHSNDWQTGLIPLYMRSIYKKHFSKTATLFTIHNLGYQGLFPYSVMPLTGLSNELFKPEGIEFYGSVNFLKAGILSSTAINTVSENYAQEILTSEYGFGLDGVLRKRRDDLFGILNGIDYSQWNPSKDNLIAKNYGTKDFSEGKALCKRHLLKQCGFKVERPLLGMIGRLSAQKGIDIFLSALEEIIFAGTNVVVLGKGDEAFEKAFEGFARKHRKNLLFWRGYDEALAHRVYAGSDVLLMPSRYEPCGLSQMIAMKYGTVPVARKTGGIKDTVEDYNPLKRKGTGFLFSDYTPNALRECLIRALCVYAEPLRWKRLILGGMKKDFSWDSSIQKYIALYESLRRRLKG from the coding sequence GTGAGGGTCGTTATTGCATCCTCTGAGGCTGTGCCCTTTGCAAAAACAGGAGGTTTGGCTGATGTGGCTGGTTATCTCCTTGAGGGCTTGACAAGGAAAGGCATAAAGGCACGGCTTTTTATGCCCCTCTATAAGGCTGTCAGAGACAACTTTCCCGACCTAAAATATACAGGTGTTGAGATAAAGGTAACTGTTGGAAACAAAATGTACTCCTCGAGGCTTTTCTCTTACAACGATAGTGCATTCTTTACGGAATGCGATGTGTTCTTTGAAAGGCAGGAGCTTTATGGCAGTTCCTCTGGAGATTACAGGGACAATGCAGAAAGATTTATCTTCTTTTCAAAGGCAGTCCTTCAGGCAGTTCAAGCACTTAACCTTATCCCTGATGTCATGCACTCAAACGACTGGCAGACAGGGCTTATTCCACTTTATATGAGGAGCATTTACAAAAAGCATTTTAGTAAGACTGCCACTCTTTTTACCATTCATAACTTAGGCTATCAGGGACTGTTCCCTTATTCTGTTATGCCTCTTACAGGGCTAAGTAACGAGCTTTTTAAGCCTGAAGGCATAGAGTTTTATGGTTCTGTCAATTTCCTCAAGGCAGGCATTCTCTCATCCACTGCAATAAACACTGTAAGTGAAAACTATGCCCAAGAGATATTAACCAGTGAGTATGGTTTTGGGCTCGATGGCGTTCTTAGAAAAAGGAGGGATGACCTATTCGGCATCCTTAATGGCATAGATTATAGTCAATGGAACCCTTCAAAAGACAACCTGATAGCGAAAAACTATGGAACTAAAGACTTTTCTGAGGGAAAGGCTTTATGTAAGAGGCATCTGCTTAAACAATGTGGCTTTAAAGTGGAGAGACCTCTTTTGGGAATGATAGGAAGGCTTTCGGCGCAAAAAGGGATAGATATATTTCTTTCAGCCTTAGAGGAGATAATCTTTGCAGGCACAAATGTAGTTGTCTTAGGAAAAGGTGATGAGGCATTCGAGAAGGCATTTGAGGGGTTTGCAAGGAAGCATCGTAAGAACCTTTTGTTCTGGAGGGGTTATGACGAGGCATTGGCTCACAGAGTTTATGCAGGCTCCGATGTCCTGCTTATGCCTTCAAGGTATGAGCCCTGCGGATTAAGCCAGATGATTGCCATGAAATACGGCACAGTGCCTGTGGCAAGAAAAACAGGCGGAATCAAAGATACGGTTGAGGACTATAACCCGCTTAAGAGAAAAGGCACTGGTTTTTTATTTTCCGATTATACGCCAAATGCCCTGAGGGAATGTCTTATAAGGGCACTTTGCGTTTATGCAGAGCCATTAAGGTGGAAAAGGCTTATTCTCGGTGGGATGAAAAAAGACTTCTCATGGGATTCCTCTATTCAGAAATATATTGCCCTTTATGAGTCCTTGAGAAGGAGGCTAAAGGGTTGA
- a CDS encoding PAS domain S-box protein, with protein MIAFLTAATVLGVGAFYIFSNLSKSLIVLEHEMEDHKLIQDLRGSIREFVRAGSGWALTGSSPYKKLYKDSLAKVNKGFKDLDRFKEETQTIKALDEDFRQLKALSEKIIAVEKPVGDVATLRTLQVVEMLESTLFLKLDEMYEASLASTEKVITRGKKIRQNMTIYLTILVAFSLLATGLLIVLMQRMLEEPYREMLYATEKVSSGDLSYRISSLRKDEYGTIARRFDTMVESLEDSDSKLKARLRETRLLLDVARTAGMAPETKEAMGIITETIAKGMKKTLCAIYILHPKENAFHLKSSNMKAPALDISLPIGSSIAKKVLRTLSPVIIDDVLQLPDATDVVCGVCRSFLVIPLVRENICIGLLLLGAQNPKGFRKDEVDTGLILAHTIDVALRNAELYEETIKKVRQLSILYELSRALTSVYRLEELLGTVTSELSRLIGAKGCIIRLIEEDLLKVRSFSGPIEKLVEDMTLPIGKGIAGWVAKEGKSILVEDVYEMPEDLRVPKIDAKTAICVPLKVGERVIGTLGLYDKLDPDGKPIPFSSDDLSIVESFASMSSTAIENARMQELDKKRQFEVLDAKKRLDLIFEGVQAGMVTLDENFNIIAANKYIERWIDMPISEAQRKSALEVFHQKGGICPHCAAIGTFETGDTNVITQSSGLNYAELTSSPIKDETGKVQEAVVFVQDITDRVLYQEEIMGLYKEVTQTKDYIESLIENSADAIVISDINGIITSWNPAAENIYGFSDAEVMGRFLPFVPESIVESEKGNIEKIKKGEVLNLETIRLRKDGRLIEVSLTLSPIKDIGGGVIGISGISRDISERKRIEKELIRRNQELSRLFFISSAMRGTLELDRLLRMVLTAVTMSDGLGFNRAILFLLDEVTGKLRGEMGVGPATVGEAWSTWERLSVEKRTLAELMSDIDVGPLRKDSFMDRLSVGLEISLAEDTILVKSAKEKIPYNVTDVKADPKADTILIQQLGTFAYAVVPLVSRDKVIGVLWVDNLFNRRPISDEDMKFLTGFSNQVASAIEGARLFQQVSRTEAELENIFRSISDMVYFVDKDYTLRRINEAVSKRVQRQQEEIIGKKCYEVFHGLNEPWSQCPHHKTVETLLPHIEEIEDPYLKGTFLTSTSPIFDTERKFIGTVHIVRDITELKELRERLASTERMAALGEVAAKVAHEIRNPLVSVGGFAKRLEGKLDGNLQEYASIISKEVSRLEGILQEILGFVRETRISRRIVNINGLLEEIIGLMGPEFSEKGNSLIKEFSEQEIMTLTDADRMKEALMNILTNANYATDGGTITVRTYKDSGKAVIEVLDTGCGIKEEDIGKIFDPFFTTRPTGTGLGLAIARRIVEEHGGKITVQSKWGGGSKFSINLLLKEV; from the coding sequence ATGATAGCATTTCTTACTGCCGCAACTGTATTAGGAGTTGGAGCATTTTATATCTTCAGTAACCTTTCTAAAAGCCTTATCGTGCTCGAGCATGAAATGGAAGACCATAAGCTCATTCAGGACCTAAGAGGTTCGATAAGGGAATTCGTGAGGGCAGGCAGTGGCTGGGCACTAACCGGAAGTTCGCCCTACAAAAAGCTTTATAAGGATAGCCTCGCAAAGGTCAATAAGGGATTTAAAGACCTCGATAGGTTTAAAGAAGAGACCCAGACTATTAAAGCCCTCGATGAGGATTTCCGCCAGCTTAAGGCACTTTCAGAAAAGATAATTGCAGTTGAAAAGCCTGTAGGAGATGTCGCTACGCTAAGGACATTGCAGGTGGTGGAGATGCTTGAGTCTACATTGTTTCTAAAGCTGGATGAAATGTATGAAGCCTCTTTAGCGTCCACAGAAAAGGTTATAACGAGAGGGAAAAAGATAAGGCAGAACATGACGATATATCTTACGATCCTCGTTGCCTTTAGCCTGCTTGCAACAGGACTGCTCATAGTCCTGATGCAAAGGATGCTCGAGGAGCCTTACAGGGAAATGCTTTATGCAACGGAGAAGGTCTCATCAGGAGACCTGAGTTACAGGATTAGCTCTTTAAGAAAAGACGAGTATGGAACCATAGCAAGAAGATTCGATACCATGGTAGAGAGCCTTGAGGATTCCGACAGTAAGCTAAAGGCAAGACTCAGAGAAACCAGACTTCTGCTCGATGTAGCAAGAACAGCAGGAATGGCTCCCGAGACAAAAGAGGCAATGGGCATTATCACAGAGACGATAGCAAAAGGGATGAAAAAAACCCTCTGTGCCATATATATTCTCCACCCAAAGGAAAATGCATTTCATCTGAAGTCCTCCAACATGAAAGCACCTGCGCTGGATATCTCCCTTCCCATTGGCTCCTCCATTGCAAAGAAGGTGCTGAGAACCCTTAGTCCTGTCATTATCGACGATGTGCTCCAACTGCCCGATGCAACCGATGTGGTGTGCGGGGTATGCCGTTCTTTTTTAGTTATTCCATTAGTTCGAGAAAACATCTGCATAGGTTTGCTTTTGCTTGGAGCACAAAACCCAAAGGGCTTCAGGAAGGATGAAGTAGATACAGGACTGATACTTGCACACACCATAGATGTTGCCCTGAGGAATGCAGAGCTTTACGAAGAGACGATAAAAAAGGTAAGACAGCTTAGCATACTGTATGAGCTTTCAAGGGCACTCACATCTGTTTACAGGCTCGAAGAGCTTCTTGGGACAGTGACATCGGAGCTTTCGAGGCTTATCGGAGCAAAGGGATGCATCATAAGGCTCATAGAGGAGGACCTGCTAAAGGTCAGGTCGTTTTCAGGTCCTATAGAGAAACTGGTTGAGGATATGACCCTGCCTATTGGAAAGGGCATAGCAGGATGGGTTGCAAAAGAGGGAAAGTCTATTCTGGTTGAGGATGTCTATGAGATGCCAGAAGACCTGAGGGTGCCTAAAATAGATGCAAAGACAGCGATATGTGTGCCTCTTAAAGTAGGCGAAAGGGTTATAGGAACCTTAGGGCTTTATGACAAGCTTGACCCTGATGGCAAGCCAATACCGTTTTCTTCGGATGACCTGAGCATCGTAGAGAGCTTTGCAAGCATGTCTTCAACTGCAATAGAGAATGCAAGGATGCAGGAGTTGGATAAGAAAAGACAGTTCGAGGTCCTCGATGCAAAAAAGAGGCTTGACCTTATATTCGAAGGCGTGCAAGCAGGCATGGTAACACTCGATGAAAACTTCAACATAATAGCCGCAAACAAATATATAGAAAGATGGATAGACATGCCTATCTCAGAGGCGCAGAGAAAGTCTGCACTGGAGGTCTTTCATCAAAAAGGAGGTATATGTCCTCACTGTGCCGCAATAGGGACTTTTGAAACAGGCGATACAAATGTTATAACCCAGTCAAGCGGGCTTAATTATGCAGAGCTGACCTCATCGCCGATAAAGGACGAAACCGGTAAGGTCCAAGAGGCGGTCGTCTTTGTGCAGGATATTACAGATAGGGTGCTTTATCAGGAAGAGATTATGGGCCTTTATAAGGAGGTCACACAGACAAAAGACTACATAGAAAGCCTGATAGAGAACTCTGCTGATGCAATAGTCATATCGGACATTAATGGCATTATAACATCATGGAACCCAGCCGCAGAAAATATATACGGTTTTAGCGATGCCGAGGTTATGGGAAGGTTTCTGCCTTTTGTGCCAGAGTCCATTGTGGAGTCTGAAAAGGGAAACATAGAAAAGATAAAAAAAGGAGAGGTTCTTAACTTGGAGACCATCAGGCTCAGAAAGGATGGAAGGCTCATAGAGGTCAGCCTTACGCTTTCTCCGATAAAGGACATCGGAGGAGGGGTTATTGGTATAAGCGGTATATCGAGGGACATATCCGAGAGGAAACGCATCGAGAAGGAGCTGATTCGCAGAAATCAGGAACTTTCGAGACTGTTCTTTATAAGCTCCGCTATGAGAGGAACATTGGAGCTTGACAGGCTCCTCAGAATGGTTCTGACTGCAGTTACTATGAGCGATGGACTGGGCTTTAACAGGGCAATACTTTTTCTCTTAGACGAGGTAACAGGCAAGCTAAGGGGTGAGATGGGTGTTGGTCCTGCCACTGTTGGGGAGGCATGGAGCACATGGGAACGGCTTTCGGTTGAGAAAAGAACACTCGCTGAGCTTATGTCCGATATAGATGTAGGGCCTCTCAGAAAGGATTCTTTTATGGATAGATTGAGCGTAGGTCTGGAGATCTCGCTTGCAGAGGATACGATTCTCGTGAAATCTGCAAAGGAAAAAATACCTTATAATGTCACTGATGTCAAGGCTGACCCAAAGGCTGATACTATCCTCATACAACAGCTTGGAACCTTTGCATATGCAGTTGTGCCTCTGGTCTCCAGAGATAAGGTTATAGGCGTGCTCTGGGTGGATAATCTTTTTAACAGAAGGCCTATTTCGGATGAGGATATGAAATTCCTCACTGGATTCTCCAATCAGGTTGCCTCTGCAATAGAGGGCGCAAGGCTTTTTCAGCAGGTCTCTCGCACAGAGGCAGAGCTCGAAAATATATTCAGGTCCATATCGGATATGGTCTATTTCGTGGACAAAGACTACACCCTCAGACGAATAAACGAGGCGGTCTCAAAAAGGGTTCAGAGACAACAGGAGGAGATTATCGGCAAGAAATGCTATGAGGTCTTTCATGGCTTAAATGAGCCATGGTCTCAGTGCCCCCACCATAAGACAGTAGAAACACTCCTGCCACACATAGAGGAGATTGAAGACCCGTATCTTAAAGGCACATTCCTTACATCTACATCTCCTATATTCGACACAGAAAGGAAATTTATCGGCACCGTGCATATAGTAAGGGATATTACAGAGCTTAAGGAATTAAGAGAAAGACTTGCCTCTACCGAAAGAATGGCTGCATTGGGAGAGGTTGCCGCAAAGGTTGCACATGAGATAAGAAACCCTCTTGTGTCTGTCGGAGGCTTTGCAAAGAGGCTTGAGGGAAAGCTCGATGGCAACCTTCAGGAGTACGCAAGCATAATATCTAAAGAGGTAAGCAGGCTTGAGGGTATATTGCAGGAAATCTTAGGTTTTGTCCGTGAAACGAGAATATCGAGAAGGATAGTCAACATCAACGGCCTACTCGAGGAGATTATAGGGCTTATGGGTCCTGAGTTTTCGGAAAAGGGTAATTCCCTTATTAAGGAGTTTTCGGAGCAAGAGATTATGACACTTACAGATGCAGACCGCATGAAAGAGGCATTAATGAATATCCTTACGAATGCAAATTATGCCACCGATGGCGGCACTATCACGGTCAGGACATATAAGGATAGCGGAAAAGCTGTTATCGAAGTATTGGACACAGGGTGTGGAATAAAGGAAGAGGATATAGGAAAAATCTTTGACCCGTTTTTTACCACAAGGCCCACTGGCACAGGACTGGGGCTTGCAATAGCCCGAAGAATCGTAGAGGAGCATGGAGGCAAAATCACTGTGCAGAGCAAGTGGGGCGGAGGAAGTAAATTCAGCATAAATTTACTACTAAAGGAGGTTTGA
- a CDS encoding response regulator — MKIMIVDDDAHILRLYKEELQESGYEVVAVSTGKEAIALFEKENPDLVTLDILMPDIDGISLLRKMKELRPRIPIIMSTAYDYRDDFAVWASEAYLVKSADLTELKSTIKRLLEK, encoded by the coding sequence ATGAAAATCATGATTGTCGATGACGATGCCCATATCTTGAGGCTATACAAGGAAGAGCTTCAAGAGTCAGGCTACGAGGTGGTCGCTGTTAGCACAGGAAAAGAGGCAATAGCCTTGTTCGAAAAGGAAAACCCTGACCTTGTAACCTTGGACATCCTTATGCCTGACATAGACGGCATAAGTCTTTTGAGGAAGATGAAAGAGCTTAGGCCAAGGATACCTATAATAATGTCAACTGCTTATGACTACAGAGATGACTTTGCTGTCTGGGCATCAGAGGCATACCTTGTTAAGTCAGCAGACTTGACCGAGCTTAAATCTACGATAAAGAGGCTTCTCGAGAAGTGA